GTGCGGCCGGACCAGCGGCGGAACTCGCGGGTCAGGTGCGGCTGGTCGCTGTATCCGGCGCGCATCGCCACCTCCGGCCAGGCGGCGCCGGTGCGGGCCTCGGCGAGTGCGCGCCGGAAGCGGAGCACACCGTGCAGCGTGCGCGGGCCGTAACCGACCGCGTCCGTGATCCGCCTCCGCACCTGCCGCTCGGACAGCCCCAGGCCGGCCGCGAGCGCGGCGAGCGAGGGCGGACGCGGGCCGTCCAGCGCCGCGACGACGCGCAGCACGGCCGGGTCCGGCACGAAGCCGCGCAGCCGTGCGGCGAGCGCCCGCTCCAGCACCGCCGCGACCGCCCAGCCACCATCGGCCTCGCTCCCGGCCCCTGCGGTGGTCCCGGCCCCTGCGGTGGTCCCGGCCCCTGCGGTGGTCCCGGCCCCTGCGGTGGTCCCAGCCCCTGCGGTGGTCGCGGCCCGTGCGGTCTCCTCGTCCGGCGTCGCGGCCCGTGCGGTGTCCTCGGCCAGCGTCGCGGCCCGCGCCGGGCTCCAGAGCCGGGGCAGGTCCGGCTGGGTGTCGCGGATCGCGGTGGCCGGCACGTCGCCGAGCAGCAACGCGGACGCGCCCGGGCGCAGCCGCACCCCGGCGATCACCGTCCCGGGCGCGAACGCCGCCATGCGCGCGGACGTGTCCGGTCCGGCGACCGACAGCCGGCCGTTCGCGTGGTAGAGGTCCACGCAGCCGTCCGGCGTGATCAGCGCGGCCCCGGGCGCCGCGACCCGAACCCAGACACACGGCGCCCACGCCACCAGAGCCCGGATGCCGGGCGGCCGCTCGCGGTATGCGCCCATCCCCCCACGGTATTCGTTCCACCCGCCCACAACCGCCCCACCCTGCGGCCGCCCGCCGCGCGTGGTGGTCGCCCGCCCCGCGCGCGGCGGGGTTTCCGGCGCCCGGTCCGCGCGGCGGGTACGGGACCCGGCTGACCGGACCGGCGACGGTGGCCGCCGCCGGGCCCGTGGGTTCAGCAGTTGGCCAGCAGGTCGGTGGCGGTGCGGAGCAGGTCGGCGCGGCGGGCGTCGGCCGGGTCGCCGGTGGCCCGCCAGCGCGCGGTGTGGTCGTCGAAGCGGCCGATCCAGGCCGTCCGGTCGACCGGGTCGACGCAGTCCGCGTACGAGCCGGCCGTGCCCCGGGTCACCCGGCCGATCCGTTCCATGATCTCCACCAGTTCCGGGTGCGTCATCGGGTTCTCGCCGAGCAGCCGTTCGGGCAGGTCGCGCAGCGCCAGGAAGACCTCGACGACCGCGATGCTCGCCCGGTCCGGCGCGGTGACCGCGGTGGCCCGCATCAGCGCCAGCAGCTGACCACCGGTCAGCTCACCGGCCAGCAGCAGCTGGAACAGCAGACCCTCCCAGGCGTACCGCTCCCGCCGGCCGCCGGTCACCGCCAGGTAGTCGTAGACGGCCGTGACCGGTGGCCCGTCGGCCGGCCGGTACGCGGGCTCGACGGCCAGGATCGAGGTCGCGGACGGCCGCAGCCGCTTCGCACCGGCGTCCGGCACGCCGCCGGCCCGCCGGGCCAGTTCCAGCGCGATCCGGTACGCGGCCAGCTCCGCGTCGTCCGGTTCCGCCTCGGCCAGCCGGGCCAGCACGGCCGCCGTCTCCGGCGTGTGCAGCGCCGCCGCGTGCGCGCGATGATGCGCCTCGGCCTCGGCCGGCCCGTCCGCCAGCAGCCACCCGGCGAGCGCGTCCGGCAGCGCGCCGGCCGCGCCGGGCAGTAATGCGCCGGCCGCGCCGGGCGGCGTGGCGACCCGCTGGAAGGCGTCCGCGTCCAGCGCGGCCGAGTCGGTGAGCGGCGTGCCGTTCGGGCCGCGGAGCCGCCACACCGTCGGGTCGAACCCGGCCGTCTCCTGGGTCAGCGAGATCATCGGCCGCCGCGCGCGCGTCTCGTCCAGCCGTTTCCGGCCGGTCGCGGTCGCCTCGGGCGCCACCACCAGCGGGGTCAGCCCGGTCCGCGCGTACCGGCGGAGCAGCTTGTCGAGCCGGCCGGCCACGGACTCCACCACCTCGGGCGGCCCGGCCAGGCTGACCGCGATCACCGGGCGCCCGGCCAGGTGGCCGTGCGCGCGGACGTCGTCCAGCACACCGGCGGCGCCCTTGAAGTCCCCCAGCACCCGCACCGGCCACCCGCCCGGCGCCGGCGACCCGTCCACGCCCGGCGCGGCCCGTACCTCGGCGGCGGGTGCCCCGGACACCGGTGCGCCACCGGCCGGCCGGTCCGCCGGAGTCCCGGTGACGGGCTGCCGGCCGGTCGCCGGGAGCGGGAACGTCTCCGTGGTCAGCCGGTCCGTCGCCGTCAGCGCGGCCGAGCCCGGCGCGGTCGCGGCCGCGCGCCGGGTCTCCACCGTGACGTGCCGCAGCGCGCCGTCCGCGTCCGTGACCAGCCGCACCGGTCCGTGCAGCGCCGCCGGCAGGCGTACCGTGTCGCCCTCGACCAGCGCGGACAGCGGAACCGGGGTGAACCGCGCGTCGCCGTCCGCCGCCGGGTCGGCCAGCACGAACCGGGTGCGCGAGGCCCGCTGCACCAGCAGCACGCGCTCCCCGGCCCGGACCGGGGTCA
This genomic window from Catenuloplanes niger contains:
- a CDS encoding helix-turn-helix domain-containing protein, which translates into the protein MGAYRERPPGIRALVAWAPCVWVRVAAPGAALITPDGCVDLYHANGRLSVAGPDTSARMAAFAPGTVIAGVRLRPGASALLLGDVPATAIRDTQPDLPRLWSPARAATLAEDTARAATPDEETARAATTAGAGTTAGAGTTAGAGTTAGAGTTAGAGSEADGGWAVAAVLERALAARLRGFVPDPAVLRVVAALDGPRPPSLAALAAGLGLSERQVRRRITDAVGYGPRTLHGVLRFRRALAEARTGAAWPEVAMRAGYSDQPHLTREFRRWSGRTPTALRRATPTPTPTAPHRAAVTPTPTAPHRHAGSPAPTAPRRDSVALPPTAPRGDTGGHTRTGARQDAVGTMHTAPRRDAVSPRP